TTGTCATTCCCAACAGAAGAATCTCTTTTGCTTCCTCAATAAACGAGCTAAGAATATCTTCTCCCCAGTTCACTAAACTACCAAAAAGCAAAACAAGATCAAGAACACCAAACAtgttgcctctctctctctctctctctctctctctctctctctctctctctctctctccatatgATTCAATGCGCATCGGTTTCTTGTCTATGCATCAATACAACTTATATCTCAAAGAAACGAAAAAAATGAGCTATGTATTCAATCAAAAGGGAGCTTTGGGGATATGTTTGTTTGAAAGAGAGATTAATTTGTTGTCAGCAACTGCTACAATGCAGAACATATGACTCGTAATTAAACAATATTTCGCATGCTTATTATACCAACATGAAGATTTCAGCACGAGAAGCAGAAGAGACAACTTACGGAATTACAGCAGCATCGGCAATCTCAGGATCAGACAGCAGCAATTGTTCCAACTCAACAGGGGGCACCTACAAGTTATCAAAGATGTGACAAGACAACAATATTTCTAACATTAGAATGAGATTTACGATCCTACCATTTATTGAAGTCAATACTATACTGGAAAGGGCATGGGATAATTCGATCACCTGATATGCCTTGTACTTTATCAATTCCTTTAGCCTATCAACAATGTAGAGGAAGCCCTCGGAGTCAAAGAAACAAAGATCCCCGGTCTTTAACCACCCTTCTGAATCCAAGGTTTCGGCAGTTGCCTTCTCATCTCCTACATAACCTGCACTAAAACCATCATTTTTAGCATCAAGAACAGAATATTAGAGAATTCTACTAGGAAGAAGATGCTGAGGTATTTATGCGGCCAAACTAAGATTTTCCGCAGTACAGACTATTGATTTCCTAGTCATGGAACATTCTTCCCCTTTCAGATAACCTGCAGCACATTTCAATGTTAATACCCTGATGCAAATATATACGCATTGCGATTTGCCTAGAAGGTATCTCTGGTCCATCCCAAACAATGTCAGAGCAGTTGCAGTCCCTGATGCATattcttaattattaattgagGCGGATTCAAAATATGTCAGCAAAACGCTGTACTGTTGGAGTGCAGTCCAGTATACTGCAGCTCTTTTGTTTTCCACACCAAAAGAACTACACTTCGAAACACATTAAAGAAGAAAGGTAACAACCAACAAGTCAATGTTCCCTACCTTTCATAATGGATGGCCCTCGCAACCAAAGCTCCCCTCTCTTGCCAGGACCAAAGGCCTCTCCAGTTAGAGGATCAACAATTTTGGCTTCCATATTTCCACACAACCGACCAACAGAAGCATGTTGGTTACATTCTTCAGGTCCTATCATACTAGATACAGCTCCAGCCTCCGTTAATCCATACCCCTGAATCTCAATTATAAGACAAGATCATTAATTACTCAACAGCATTAATGCTGCTATACATTAACTTTGTGAAAAATGAAAACCTGCATTCAGTTAAAAGGAAGGATAAAAAAGGCCTGCCTGCATTATTTCAGCCTGTGGAaatttccttttgaatttttctgcAACCTCTTTACTCAATGGCGCGCCACCGCAACTAAACCTCCGCAATGAACTCAAATCATACTTGTTAGTCAAATCCGATTTCAGTAATGTCAGAATAATGGTTGGCGACACAGGCATGTCACTCACTCTATATCTCTCTACAACCTTCAACACTTGCTCAAAATCAAACCTCTCCGTCAAAACCAACGTCTTCCCCCGCCGAAATTCatttatcaacaaaaagaaGCCAAAAACATGAAACAAAGGCAGCGTAAGCAACAAAACCTCATGTGGGTCAAGGTCTGCAGAGCTCTTTTGAAAAGCCGCGATTGGAGCTATTACGTTCCTGTGAGTCAATGACACGCCTTTGACTCTCCCAGTTGTTCCCGAGGAATATAGGATCGCTGCCATGTCGGATTGACTCACTTCAACGTGGTTGGTAGCAGTGTCTCGTTTGGAGATTTGAGTCAACAAGGAGATGAACTCAGGGGAGTCAATGAGGATTGTGCCAAGGGGAAAAGAGGGAAGCTTGTGGGCAGTTTGGGAAGTGGCAAATGCGATCTTGGGTTTGCTGAGTTGGATTTGGTGAGTCAGCTCGGAGTTCGAACTTAGGGGGTTGGCAGGAGAGATGGTGACACCAAggtaaagaagagagaaataaagaatgGGGACGTGGAGAGAGGGCGGGCAGAGGATAAAAGAGACATCGTTCTTGTTTAAATTGTAGAGACTCTTGAGAGATGAAGAAAGAGAGTAAATCTGGTTGATGGCTTCAGAGTGAGTGAGAGATTGACGTGTGGAGGGCATGATAAGGAAGTTTTTTTGGGTGGTTGGGATGGCAGAGGAGTGGAGGAGAGAAAGGATGAATTGGGTTATGGAGAGAGGTTGATGCGGCGGCGGCGGTGGAATAGCAGGTGGTCTAATACTTTGAAAGGTTTTACTTTCCAAGCAGTAACCACCTTTTGTAATATTGATTGCATGGGTGGTCATGGTGGTTTCTTGTGCCGGCACTGACTTTGTGGCCATAATTGGATGAAGACGGTGGCAACGAGAGGGAAGCAAGGGGATGATGAAAGGTGGGACTGAATACAGTTATGGAGATGATCAACAAAGGGGGAGCATTATTGTCTATGATTAAcatatttaacaatttaaatattataaaaaaaaaatagattatcaGATTGAAAAACCCAAACaacttttacattaaaaaacagATATATCAAGGATCGCGATACCTACTCAATGATtgctattattatatatatatataaatgctgGCAACAATATGGTGTCCCTTCAGGCTCTTAGAAGTTAGAACATCATGACGTGCCTATTTAATTTAACACGGAGCAGGTTAGTAACCCGCAAGTAATTTGTTCgagagcatctccaatgcagATGATAAATGGaaagctaataataataataaaatattattttagttttcaatatttattttatatagaaggGCTAACCAAAAAGttaatttactatatttttataaaaatattatttctactaaatagttaaaatattgttcattatttattagttttttttcctttgatgtttttaaatcaattttttttattttaatttttatgagattattctaGTCTAATAACTTATATCTTAAGTTTGACAAGTTCATCCTAGATTgattcgagttttttttaatttatttttaactgatttttttattttatcttttaatattaagttgattgaaaatCATTCGAGTTGTTTTTAAACTCGTTaagttaatcaaattatattgaGTTGTTAAAATAGTTgtgtatcaaatatattaaaatataattatctttcaaaaatgctttttattattagagtacacataaacaaaaaagaagaagttatatTTATACTCTTTGAAAAGTCATATtatcaatttaacttttttaaatagcatCTTTTATTGAAGATGTTCTGAtagacttatatatatatatatatatatatatatatatatatatatatagcattacatgcttattattaaaactaactccattttattaatagaaaagtTAAAGAGCATGGGAAAATTATTGTTCACCCACACCCAATGCACCGTGGTTTACAATGTATtaccctttcttttcttttttttatcactttaaaaaaaaacattatttttttacaaatttatttttgtttattttttaatattgatataattgaaaatcaagttttgtgatttatttcttttcattgtCTTTTCACGGGGTTAAAATTGTTTATCTATTTGCTAGGGTAACCTAAGTTGTTATGGTTTACAAGTTTCgtggaatttattttctttttaattaaatttgacttTGTTATCATTAatctcatatagttaaaaacaatatatgtatttaaaATGCTGCCAACAATATGGTGTCCCTTTAGGCTCTTAGAACATCATGACGTGCCTATCTAACGTGAAGCAAGTTAGCAACCCGCaagcaaggttgttaaaattatgattttaacatgacatgaaaatataaaacaaattcggatcgtaaaaacgaattcgtaaaatcataaatttttttaagattgtgctatttattttattttaatttaaaatagttatttgttCATTGTATGCACTTAGGATTAAGGTTgggagttttttaaaattatattaatttcaaatataatgaattttttcttttcacttatAAATATCAGTATAGTTGAACCAGGTACACAATATATCTTTGTGTAAATTGGAATGATTCTCTTTATaaggtgtaaataaataaaatagagttatttaaaaaaaattatatatcaatttaaaccTTCGTTGAAAAACTATTATGTCTTGCTCCTTATTCTACCTTCATGTGATTATAAATAactgaatttttaaataaaaaaaaattaacacaattaAATTAATGCAGGCATCATGTTCTAACTTGATTTTAAtcctttattttgattaaattttaaaaatacaaaaaaatactaGGTTTTATAGTTATTGTTATAttcaattaatctaattaagtagtacttttaaaattttaaaaacaaatataaaatagtttattttagatataatatatataataatggttATATTTTCTATCGTGCAACtaatctctttatatatattttgtcttgATGTCTAATGCCACACATCAAGTAATTACCGGCCCAAAGTCACAAGAATGTCACCACCATTCTATGTAcctattttacttttttaagtaAACATGACTGagaacaataaatttttgtacGGCCACAGAATCAATGGATAAACATAACagtatttttttgcaattaagtGCTAATAGTCAGTCGACACTTGTAATAACAATTGCGCTTTTATCTTCTGCGGCTTCGTTAAATCGATGATAAAATCAcgattttatgaaattttatctgattttacctgattttaacttgattttatttatttttgagttttatgAATAATTTGGCATGTAAAGCCtgtattaacttttaaaattatataattttacgagtcaaatCGTAATTTTAACAACCTTACTCATAAGTATTTGTTTGAGAGCATCTCCAGTGCAGATGATAAATGGaaagctaataataataataaaatattattttaatttttcaatatttattttatacagAAGGGATAACCAAAAAgttaatttactatttttttttataaaaaatattatttctacaTATCTtgtaaatatgttaaaatattgttcattatttattagtttttctcctttgatgtttttaaatcattgttttctttttcttttattttttatgaaattattctagtcttataaattatgttataagttTGACAAATTTATCCAGATtgattcgagttttttttttttgttttttaattgattttttttattttatcttttaatattaaattaattaaaaatcatccgGGTTGTTTTTAAACTCGTCAAGTTAATCAAATCATATTGAGTTGTTAAAATAGTTGtgtatatcaaatatattaaaataaaattgcttttcaaaaatggcttgtacacacacaaacacagcATTACATGCTTATTATTAAAACTTACTCcattttattaatagaaaagtTAAAGGGTGtgagaaaattattattcaccCACGTCCATTGCATTGTGGATTACAATAGTTGTCGCACCCAACATTGCGGCGACCTTAAAAATAATCCAAGAttaaggaaaaagaacagatttctagcattttgttcttttagaaaaaaagtcTTATTTAATGAGTCGCcacttagtattatggtcattaggaaccctaactggtcaacagagattctatggctcgggattggttacgtaaaagggaagatattatcactccttaaacgttctgcctaaggcagattgcattgttggttttgtcttaaattgctaaatatttattaatttatgctatgataatttgtttaaatattcctgattttggcgtcagtgaatattcgagctcaaATAATTCCAaatctggcgttggtaaaaattcgtagctacgaaaaaaattagatcaatattttttttttattttccttactCTAGCATCCTttgatagataaataaaaacaaatttatttttaagcatgcacatattttttatttatctggctaaataaaataaaatacaacgaataaaaataatataaatttaagccggtatttttattcctgactctggtatCAATGaacaaaccaataaatttacattatttttagtcatgcatacatattttttgtttttttactttttctattttttctatttgttttttatttgtttttaattttttggggctgggcccagtcactggcccaagccagtgacccggctgggccacATGAGGCACGCGTGATCCAAATCACGCGTGCTGGGCctttagttttaaaatcaagACAGGCGGCGAAGGTGAATTAATGAAACACggggaaaacaaaaacagagcaGAAGACTTACCTGGCGCTGGAGACcgaagaagacgatggtggaGCTCTGGCTGGCCGACGCTACCTCCTCTCTGCTCTGTCTCtttcttgtttatttcttattctttctgTCTCTGTCCCTATGCTTCTGTTTTCCTTAGTTCTTCTCTGTCCCTGTGCTTCTGTTTTTCCTAGTTCTTCCTTTTCGTCTGTTCCTCTCCTGAtcttcccctgtttttttcACCAGTTTTCTTCTCGGTTCATTATTCTAACCCCACTGTTTGCCCCCCTTTCAGTCCAATTCCTCCAGTTTGCCCCCCAGTTTTTTCTTGCTTGTTTGTGTCTCTGCCCAGTCTTCTCCGTGGTGGTAAAAGCACGAGGATTTGTGGCTGGTTGAGGGGCCAAAATTTTCTCCGGGTTTTGTCTCTTTTCgtcctttcttttttgtttcagtcCCTCGGTTCTGCACCTCTTTCCccctgggttttttttttctgctttgttCTGTGATTTTCTTCCCCTCTCCTGGGTTTTCTTCGCCCCCTCGTGTATGGActatctctggcttttatagccatAGAACAAAGCCGTTTCTTCAAGCCATAAATTGTGTTAATTGCAGGTGTAATGGTGGGAGCGGCGGTGAACGGTTCGTTTCAGacgggaagaagatgaacagttacAGGAAAACGGTGTCGTTTCTTGTGTTTAATGGCTATTTGCATTTTGGACCTTGAATGTTTGACAATTTTGTAATTAAGTCCCTAGTTAAATttaattggacccctgcatttcGGCGCCTCTTACAAGTTAATCCCTGGACTTTAATCTGTTGCAATTATGCCCCCACTTAAcctctaaactttgatattcttcaattaagtccctgatttcattaatttaattaaatctaaagtccaattaagtctcaaaacttattaattctccaattaaacccttaattggattaattaaatcaattccaagcttaattaagtctcaaaacttatcaattctccaattaaacccttaattggattaattgaattaattccaagcttaattaagtctcaaaacttattaattctccaattaaatccttgattggatgaattaaatcaattccaagcttaattaagtctccaaacttatcaattttccaattaaacccttgattgaatgaattaaattaatttcaaagtttaattaaacctcaaaacttccaatcatgttgcccttaacccaaattttaattcattcttaatttattttttcatcattttttcattatattttcagtaaaataaaagggtcaaaaattgggttatgacaatatttctctaaacgattttttttctaaaattgtctttgttgattttattgggaaaaacattgtagttttcctcacaaaGCATTGAcaattgctataatgttttttctcatgggtttttttccttccaaaattgtccttgttgattttttttaatattaagttggtagagaatttagttttgtaatttttttacttttttattaatagaaaagctaaatcatatgaggaaaacactgtatctttcctcacaaaacactatgaattgctacaaatcattttattcagtctctaagtttttaatcaccaacacaatttttttttgttatgaaataTTGACTCCATTatacctttagtttttattacttatctagtttataaatataacactattaaacatatttattttataaactcgTCACAACACACGAGCATACCATCTCATCTTACTAAAATATATGGACAtattgcacttgaggtcttggcccagcggttgaagggacttgttctcttcctctgcatcctgggttcacacctcaccgtgcacgcctaTCACCCCCGCAGTGCCTTACATGCttattgggtttgcaggatgttcaataAGTCGTGAGATTAATCATGGTGCGCGCAagttggcccggacacccacgtaaattaaaaaaaaaaaatatgtggacATATTCCTAGAGAAATAGAGTGCttcaattaaaaatagtaaataataGTTGGTTAGTTGATTTCCCTCCACCTAAAAAGGTCTGTTTAACTCACCTCTGTTATAATTTTCGTTGTTGGTAGTGTGAATGCTATCTCTTCCGTGGTTTCAATCTTAGATCAGTTTTGCTTGTTATCTGATCTTATATTTAATCCTTCAAAATGCGAACTTTTTTGTTCTTGTGTAAAAATGGAAGATGCAGCACAAATTCAGAATATTTATGGGTTTAAAATGGGAAAACTGCCTGTCAAGTTCCTAGGGTCCTCTATTAACAGGAAAGCTCACAATACATGACTGCATCCCTTTATTGGATAAAATCTCTAGTAGAATTCAGCATTGGGCAACAAAACTCTTATTCTTTGCAGGAAGACAACAACTAGTATCATCAGTGATCTTCAGGAAGACAACAACTTTCTTCCATCTCAAGTTATAAAATCTATTGAGAGTAAATGCAATAGCTTTCTCTGGAAAGGAAAAGATACATCTGCTGTA
The genomic region above belongs to Populus alba chromosome 12, ASM523922v2, whole genome shotgun sequence and contains:
- the LOC118044726 gene encoding 4-coumarate--CoA ligase-like 9; translation: MATKSVPAQETTMTTHAINITKGGYCLESKTFQSIRPPAIPPPPPHQPLSITQFILSLLHSSAIPTTQKNFLIMPSTRQSLTHSEAINQIYSLSSSLKSLYNLNKNDVSFILCPPSLHVPILYFSLLYLGVTISPANPLSSNSELTHQIQLSKPKIAFATSQTAHKLPSFPLGTILIDSPEFISLLTQISKRDTATNHVEVSQSDMAAILYSSGTTGRVKGVSLTHRNVIAPIAAFQKSSADLDPHEVLLLTLPLFHVFGFFLLINEFRRGKTLVLTERFDFEQVLKVVERYRVSDMPVSPTIILTLLKSDLTNKYDLSSLRRFSCGGAPLSKEVAEKFKRKFPQAEIMQGYGLTEAGAVSSMIGPEECNQHASVGRLCGNMEAKIVDPLTGEAFGPGKRGELWLRGPSIMKGYVGDEKATAETLDSEGWLKTGDLCFFDSEGFLYIVDRLKELIKYKAYQVPPVELEQLLLSDPEIADAAVIPYPDEEAGQIPMAYVVRKPGSNITEAQIMDSIAKQVAPYKKIRRVAFIDAIPRSPAGKILRRELINHALSGALCKL